A single genomic interval of Rosistilla ulvae harbors:
- a CDS encoding class I SAM-dependent methyltransferase, which yields MTIEEEATASTNDRETPFAFGRNWASFLANLNEERIEAAEESLRRLLRRDDLEECRFLDAGSGSGLFSLAAHRLGAAVVSFDVDSESRACTERVKSQYGDNAENWQVLSGSLLDQDFLDTLGQFDVVYCWGVAHHTGDMWTAIANLCRHVKPGGSLVLAIYNDQLYVSRTWLIVKRIYQRLPAFARPLYVCAIGSAAFANRFAVTLVACCLRLLTLRNPFVPLLNWARETQARGMHGWYDLVDWVGGWPFEVARPEEIFRFVRDRGFVLQEMTTSIGHGCNEFSFARDPEQ from the coding sequence ATGACTATTGAAGAGGAAGCGACCGCGTCGACGAACGATCGAGAGACTCCCTTCGCATTTGGAAGGAATTGGGCGAGTTTCTTAGCAAACCTGAATGAAGAACGCATTGAGGCCGCCGAAGAGTCATTGCGTCGATTGTTGCGAAGAGACGATCTCGAGGAATGTCGGTTCCTGGATGCCGGCAGCGGAAGCGGTTTGTTTAGTCTCGCGGCACATCGACTCGGAGCCGCCGTTGTCTCATTCGATGTCGACAGCGAATCGCGTGCCTGCACCGAGCGGGTGAAGTCGCAATACGGTGACAACGCTGAAAATTGGCAGGTTCTATCTGGTTCACTTTTGGATCAAGATTTCCTCGACACGCTTGGACAATTCGACGTTGTTTACTGTTGGGGCGTTGCACATCACACCGGCGACATGTGGACGGCGATTGCAAACTTGTGTCGCCATGTGAAACCAGGTGGTTCGCTGGTTCTGGCGATCTACAATGATCAGCTGTATGTTTCGCGAACGTGGCTAATTGTCAAGAGGATTTACCAACGCCTCCCCGCGTTCGCTCGGCCTCTCTATGTTTGTGCGATCGGATCCGCCGCGTTTGCGAATCGGTTTGCCGTAACGTTAGTCGCTTGCTGTTTGCGATTGCTTACCTTGCGCAACCCGTTTGTGCCGCTGCTCAACTGGGCACGCGAGACTCAGGCTCGTGGGATGCATGGATGGTACGACTTGGTCGATTGGGTAGGAGGTTGGCCGTTTGAGGTCGCTCGGCCCGAAGAGATATTTCGCTTTGTCCGCGACCGCGGGTTCGTGCTCCAGGAAATGACCACATCGATTGGGCATGGCTGCAATGAATTTTCATTCGCTCGCGATCCTGAACAGTAG
- a CDS encoding PVC-type heme-binding CxxCH protein, protein MSRLLSVVVLCFLSCCNSAVLFAQATSPAVEPVIAAASSEGQQAIAGFKKPDGWTATLVAAEPDVANIVAFDIDRKGRFWVCESFRQDIGVTDNRGHDNKWLRADLAAQNVQDRIDYHKRLLGDQAITYEQQDDRIRLLQDTTGDGKLDKATVFASGFNGIEEGTGAGVLAVEDDVYYTCIPKLWKLNDLNGDGKSDQRTALADGFGVRVAFRGHDMHGLIRGPDGRIYFSIGDRGYNVQTAEGNHLFDPGSGAIFRCELDGSDLEVFATGLRNPQELAFDEYGNLFTGDNNSDSGDRARWVYIVQGGDTGWRMNYQYYGDRGPFNREKIWHPFHEEQPAYIVPPIANFADGPSGLTYYPGTGLSDDWKGRFLLADFRGTPANSGIRTFRVKPKGAFFELVDDEQPLWSILATDVAFGPDGGIYVSDWVDGWVGQGKGRIYRFADPQFSESEVVKEVQSLLAGDWKELGEARLVDLLGHADQRVRLAAQWQLAARSAADSFRRVIQDPTLSTVNRLHGVWGLGQIARTEGLSAELIQAVEPLVVDGDPYLRAAGADLLGSLPNHTVSRHLRDAIDDQDDRVKYFAAMAVGSLRDSESFDSIVRMLERNNNQDPILRHGGIMALSQIASSSQIAELKDHPNRSVRRAAVVALRRHTSPLTAEFLSDYEPMVALEAARAINDLPIAEAMPALADQIARPTDDDALMRRVLNANFRIGTNDRLVAVARYAAEPSASESLRLEALEMLSQWKAPDALDRVINHWRPMKPRPEAEVAAAVTDQLSRLLSAPEPIANRAIELAAELEIAEISPQLIARLSDESIDVQTRAAAMLALARLDPKGAPGFAGSALAADQPELRIAAIRVLARLDAANLMPALRDAVASDHSAERQVAWDLLAANESADATHQIEDGLQQYIDGDLPEDVWLNVLEAAKGRVNPSLASDLAAAEARWAQDDALANYRASLVGGDRAAGEKLFFEKTELSCVRCHRVHRQGGQVGPVLTTIGAQRDRKYLLEAIVRPDAAIAKGFETAVIADDLGQVFTGIIRDETDDAVRLMKADGSEVTIPTEEIVARRRGKSAMPEDLVKQMSPREIRDLVAYLESLKVDPRAGGGEIE, encoded by the coding sequence ATGTCTCGCTTGCTGTCGGTTGTGGTCCTCTGTTTTCTATCCTGCTGCAATTCCGCAGTACTCTTCGCCCAGGCGACCTCACCGGCTGTCGAGCCGGTCATCGCCGCGGCGTCGAGCGAAGGCCAGCAAGCGATCGCTGGCTTCAAGAAGCCCGACGGATGGACTGCGACGCTCGTGGCGGCGGAGCCCGATGTTGCGAACATCGTTGCGTTTGATATCGATCGCAAGGGCCGGTTTTGGGTGTGCGAATCGTTCCGCCAAGACATCGGCGTGACCGACAATCGCGGCCATGACAACAAATGGTTGCGAGCCGATCTGGCGGCGCAGAATGTTCAGGATAGGATCGACTACCACAAGCGGCTGCTGGGCGATCAAGCGATCACCTACGAACAGCAAGACGATCGAATTCGGTTGCTGCAGGATACGACTGGCGACGGAAAACTGGACAAGGCGACGGTTTTTGCCAGCGGATTTAACGGGATCGAAGAAGGGACCGGAGCGGGCGTTTTGGCTGTCGAAGACGATGTCTATTACACCTGCATTCCCAAGCTGTGGAAATTGAACGATCTCAACGGCGATGGGAAATCCGATCAACGGACCGCACTGGCCGACGGGTTTGGCGTCCGCGTCGCCTTTCGCGGCCACGACATGCACGGTTTGATCCGTGGTCCCGATGGGCGAATCTACTTCAGCATTGGCGACCGCGGCTACAACGTGCAGACCGCCGAAGGGAACCATCTGTTCGATCCGGGCAGTGGGGCGATCTTCCGCTGTGAACTGGACGGTTCGGACCTGGAGGTCTTTGCCACCGGGCTCCGCAACCCGCAGGAACTCGCCTTCGATGAATATGGCAACCTGTTCACCGGCGACAACAATTCCGATAGCGGCGACCGGGCGCGGTGGGTCTACATCGTCCAAGGTGGCGATACCGGCTGGCGGATGAACTACCAATATTATGGCGACCGCGGGCCTTTCAATCGCGAAAAGATCTGGCACCCGTTCCATGAAGAACAGCCGGCTTACATCGTGCCGCCGATCGCCAATTTTGCCGACGGTCCGTCGGGGCTGACCTATTACCCTGGGACCGGGCTGAGCGACGATTGGAAAGGCCGCTTCCTGTTAGCCGATTTCCGCGGCACCCCGGCAAACAGCGGCATCCGCACCTTCCGCGTGAAACCGAAGGGAGCGTTCTTCGAACTCGTCGACGATGAACAACCGCTGTGGAGCATCTTGGCGACCGACGTCGCATTTGGACCCGATGGCGGGATCTACGTCAGCGACTGGGTCGACGGTTGGGTCGGGCAAGGGAAGGGGCGGATCTACCGCTTCGCCGATCCACAGTTCTCCGAATCGGAAGTTGTCAAAGAAGTTCAATCGCTCTTGGCGGGCGACTGGAAAGAACTGGGCGAAGCCCGGTTGGTCGATCTGTTGGGACATGCCGATCAACGCGTTCGCTTGGCCGCGCAGTGGCAGTTGGCCGCGCGCTCGGCTGCCGATTCATTCCGCCGCGTGATCCAAGACCCGACGCTTTCGACGGTCAACCGGCTGCATGGCGTCTGGGGATTGGGGCAGATCGCGCGCACCGAAGGGCTGTCGGCCGAACTGATTCAAGCGGTCGAACCTTTGGTCGTCGATGGCGATCCCTATCTGCGAGCCGCCGGAGCCGACTTGCTCGGCTCGCTTCCCAACCATACTGTCTCGCGGCACTTGCGCGATGCAATCGACGACCAGGACGATCGCGTTAAATATTTTGCCGCGATGGCCGTCGGCAGCCTCCGCGACAGCGAATCGTTCGACTCGATCGTGCGGATGTTGGAACGGAACAACAATCAGGATCCGATCCTGCGACACGGCGGGATCATGGCTCTGTCGCAAATCGCCAGCAGTTCACAGATTGCCGAACTGAAAGATCATCCCAATCGGTCGGTCCGCCGCGCTGCAGTCGTGGCTCTGCGGCGGCACACGTCGCCGCTGACAGCTGAATTTTTGAGCGACTACGAACCGATGGTCGCTCTCGAAGCCGCCCGTGCGATCAACGATCTGCCGATCGCCGAGGCGATGCCCGCGTTGGCCGACCAGATCGCCCGGCCGACCGATGACGACGCGCTGATGCGGCGCGTCTTAAACGCCAACTTCCGTATCGGCACTAACGATCGCCTGGTCGCCGTCGCGCGTTACGCAGCCGAACCATCGGCCAGCGAATCGTTGCGGTTGGAAGCGTTGGAGATGTTGTCGCAGTGGAAGGCTCCCGACGCCTTGGATCGCGTGATCAATCATTGGCGTCCGATGAAGCCGCGTCCCGAAGCGGAAGTCGCCGCAGCGGTGACAGACCAATTGTCGCGGCTGCTGTCGGCGCCAGAGCCGATCGCGAACCGAGCGATCGAGTTGGCGGCGGAGTTGGAGATCGCTGAGATCTCGCCTCAGTTGATCGCTCGCCTTTCGGACGAATCGATCGATGTTCAGACCCGCGCCGCGGCGATGCTTGCGCTGGCGCGGCTCGATCCCAAGGGAGCCCCTGGATTTGCCGGCAGCGCTCTTGCGGCTGACCAGCCCGAATTGCGGATCGCCGCGATCCGAGTCCTTGCACGGCTCGATGCCGCCAATTTGATGCCAGCACTGCGCGACGCAGTCGCCTCGGACCATTCCGCCGAACGCCAGGTGGCGTGGGATCTTTTGGCGGCTAACGAATCGGCTGACGCGACGCACCAGATCGAAGATGGCTTGCAGCAGTACATCGATGGCGATCTGCCTGAAGATGTTTGGTTGAACGTCCTCGAAGCGGCCAAGGGACGCGTGAACCCATCGCTTGCCAGCGATCTTGCGGCTGCCGAAGCACGTTGGGCTCAGGACGATGCGTTAGCTAACTATCGAGCTTCGCTTGTCGGCGGTGATCGGGCCGCCGGTGAAAAGCTGTTCTTTGAAAAGACCGAACTCTCCTGCGTCCGCTGTCACCGCGTTCATCGGCAAGGTGGCCAAGTCGGCCCGGTGTTGACGACGATCGGAGCCCAGCGAGATCGCAAATACCTGCTCGAAGCGATCGTCCGTCCCGACGCGGCGATCGCCAAAGGCTTCGAAACCGCAGTCATCGCCGACGACCTGGGCCAGGTTTTCACAGGCATCATCCGCGACGAGACCGATGACGCGGTGCGGTTGATGAAAGCCGATGGCAGCGAGGTGACGATCCCAACCGAAGAAATCGTGGCTCGCCGCCGCGGCAAATCGGCGATGCCCGAAGACCTCGTCAAACAGATGTCGCCTCGCGAGATCCGCGATCTGGTCGCCTATCTGGAAAGTTTGAAAGTCGATCCGCGCGCCGGTGGCGGTGAGATCGAATGA
- a CDS encoding glucose 1-dehydrogenase: protein MKAVAVTPGKPNSVHLEDIPMPKVSDIPDEKGVLVRVLKVGVDATDREINDALYGNAPPGFEYLVLGHESFGVVEAVGSKVRRFKPGDYVTATVRRPGGSIYDQIGTYDMTSEETYYERGINLRHGFLTEYFVDAEDYIVRVPQGLKHLHVLMEPMSCAAKAVHQAYEAQRRMKVWRPEVAYVLGSGQIGLLTTLILKLRGLDVYTIARGEAPNLKSEIVEGMEAKYVSTKQTPLEELVKQTGKPELIVDATGSSQLAFDAMKHLGHNGVLVWTSITGGDKTHTLPTDEININWVLGNKLLVGSVNANRDHFEMGIRDLALGEMMFPSVLEKILTSPVDGLDNYKEMMRLLVEDASALKVYVNVADE, encoded by the coding sequence ATGAAAGCCGTCGCCGTCACGCCTGGAAAGCCTAACAGCGTCCACCTCGAAGATATCCCCATGCCAAAGGTGTCCGATATTCCGGACGAGAAGGGGGTGTTGGTTCGTGTCTTAAAAGTGGGAGTCGATGCGACCGACCGCGAGATCAACGATGCGTTGTACGGCAATGCACCTCCCGGATTCGAATACCTGGTTCTCGGCCACGAATCCTTTGGCGTTGTCGAAGCGGTTGGGTCGAAGGTACGTCGCTTTAAGCCAGGCGACTATGTAACAGCCACCGTTCGCCGCCCCGGTGGTTCGATCTACGACCAGATCGGCACCTACGACATGACAAGCGAAGAGACCTATTATGAGCGCGGTATCAACCTGCGTCACGGTTTCTTGACCGAATACTTTGTCGACGCCGAGGACTACATCGTTCGCGTGCCGCAGGGTCTGAAGCACTTGCACGTGCTGATGGAACCGATGAGCTGCGCTGCCAAGGCGGTTCACCAAGCGTATGAAGCCCAACGTCGGATGAAGGTCTGGCGTCCCGAGGTGGCTTACGTTTTGGGAAGCGGTCAGATCGGTCTGCTGACGACGCTGATCTTGAAACTGCGTGGCCTGGACGTTTACACGATCGCTCGCGGCGAAGCGCCGAACTTGAAGAGCGAGATCGTCGAGGGGATGGAAGCCAAATACGTAAGCACCAAGCAGACGCCGCTGGAAGAGTTGGTCAAGCAGACCGGCAAGCCAGAATTGATCGTCGACGCGACCGGCAGCAGCCAGTTGGCCTTCGATGCGATGAAGCACCTGGGACACAACGGCGTCCTGGTCTGGACCAGCATCACCGGCGGCGACAAGACGCACACCTTGCCAACCGACGAGATCAACATCAACTGGGTCCTTGGCAACAAGTTGTTGGTCGGCAGCGTGAACGCCAACCGCGACCACTTCGAGATGGGCATCCGCGATCTGGCATTGGGCGAGATGATGTTCCCGAGCGTGTTGGAAAAGATCCTAACCAGCCCCGTCGACGGCCTGGACAACTACAAAGAGATGATGCGTCTGTTGGTCGAAGATGCCAGTGCGTTGAAGGTCTACGTCAACGTCGCCGACGAATAG
- a CDS encoding helix-turn-helix transcriptional regulator → MNPTQPTTDVRQVDRQLLDQLRRHESMVIADLVDAMGVTATAVRQRIDRMLEMGLVQRTKISGGRGRPSFAYMLSPAGHRQAGADPGQLAVAMWQAISELPDPESRKWLLQRIAQRVGAEYREQLADSSLANRMDSMSHLLAEKRILAEFSNDGSLPVLDVHACPYPDLTDEGERRDMCHLEQEMLSEALGQPMELSRCQLDGHSCCQFAPVPSQ, encoded by the coding sequence ATGAATCCTACGCAACCAACGACCGACGTTCGCCAAGTCGACCGGCAGTTGTTGGATCAGCTGAGGCGACATGAATCGATGGTGATCGCGGATCTTGTCGATGCGATGGGAGTGACCGCCACGGCGGTTCGCCAACGAATCGACAGGATGCTCGAGATGGGATTGGTCCAACGGACCAAGATCAGCGGCGGCCGCGGGCGACCGAGTTTTGCCTACATGCTCAGTCCTGCGGGACACCGCCAGGCGGGTGCCGATCCGGGCCAACTTGCGGTGGCAATGTGGCAAGCGATCAGCGAATTGCCCGACCCGGAAAGTCGCAAGTGGCTGCTGCAGCGGATCGCCCAACGCGTGGGGGCGGAATACCGCGAGCAACTGGCGGACAGCAGTTTAGCGAATCGGATGGATTCGATGTCGCATTTGCTAGCGGAGAAGCGGATTTTGGCGGAATTTTCCAACGACGGCAGCCTGCCCGTTTTGGACGTTCACGCCTGTCCCTACCCCGACCTGACCGACGAAGGCGAGCGACGCGACATGTGTCACTTAGAACAAGAGATGTTGAGCGAGGCTTTGGGGCAACCGATGGAGCTGTCTCGCTGCCAATTAGACGGGCATTCGTGTTGTCAATTTGCTCCCGTACCAAGCCAATAA
- the sufC gene encoding Fe-S cluster assembly ATPase SufC: MTKPTLTITNLHVSVGDKPILRGVDLVIRHGETHAMMGPNGSGKSTLGLAIMGHPGYEVTEGSITLDGEDVLAMSPDQRARGGIFMAFQRPMAIPGVKMADFLRHATTNVRNPERKEGEELIPMREFRKELKGKMEHLRMDVEFARRYVNDGFSGGEMKRAEILTMAMLQPTFAILDETDSGLDADAVRLASESIAEIGREKMGLLIITHHDKLLEHNPPEFTHVMLGGRIVETGGSELADELHTNGYDRIRKAHPEADALNQEMLSEEAVEA, encoded by the coding sequence ATGACAAAACCAACCTTAACCATCACCAATCTGCACGTTTCCGTTGGCGACAAACCGATCCTTCGCGGCGTCGACCTGGTCATCCGACACGGGGAAACCCACGCCATGATGGGCCCCAACGGTAGCGGCAAGAGCACCCTGGGCTTGGCGATCATGGGACACCCCGGTTACGAAGTGACCGAGGGTTCGATCACCTTGGATGGCGAAGACGTTTTGGCGATGAGCCCCGACCAACGGGCTCGCGGTGGAATTTTCATGGCCTTTCAACGCCCGATGGCGATCCCCGGCGTCAAGATGGCCGACTTCCTGCGCCACGCGACGACCAACGTCCGCAACCCCGAACGCAAGGAAGGGGAAGAGCTGATCCCGATGCGTGAGTTCCGCAAGGAACTGAAGGGGAAGATGGAACACTTGCGAATGGATGTCGAATTCGCTCGCCGTTACGTCAACGACGGATTCAGCGGTGGCGAGATGAAGCGAGCCGAAATCTTGACGATGGCGATGCTGCAACCGACCTTCGCGATCCTCGACGAAACCGATAGCGGTCTGGACGCCGATGCGGTTCGGTTGGCCAGCGAATCGATCGCCGAGATCGGTCGCGAGAAGATGGGTCTGTTGATCATCACCCACCACGACAAATTGCTCGAACACAATCCGCCCGAATTCACGCACGTGATGTTGGGCGGCCGGATCGTCGAAACCGGCGGCAGCGAATTGGCTGACGAATTGCACACAAACGGATACGACCGCATTCGCAAGGCCCACCCCGAAGCGGATGCTCTGAACCAAGAGATGCTGTCCGAAGAAGCTGTCGAAGCCTAA
- the sufB gene encoding Fe-S cluster assembly protein SufB, translating into MAIDIADNSEIGEINKYNFRTETTGVFKAQKGINETIVRQISEIKNEPKWMLDFRLKSLKTFEERPMPKWGGAIDIDFQDIFYYLKPTDHQGKTWDDVPQEIKDTFEKLGIPEAERKFLSGVKAQFESEVIYGSLEEDLAKQGVIFTDTDTAVREHPDLVREYFGKIIPPEDNKFAALNSAVWSGGSFIYVPPGVKIEFPLQAYFRINAENMGQFERTLIIVDEGASIHYVEGCTAPMYSSESLHSAVVEVIVKRGARARYTTIQNWANNIYNLVTKRAYAYGDATMEWVDGNLGSKLTMKYPAVHMMEPGARGEILSIAFSGAGQHQDAGAKLVHAAPHTTGQIISKSISKNGGRSSYRGLVRVEKGAHHSKNNVVCDALILDDISRSDTYPYIEILEQDVSIGHEASVSRIGEEQLFYLLSRGLTEQEASAMIVNGFIEPLVKELPMEYAVEMNKLIQLQMEGSVG; encoded by the coding sequence ATGGCGATCGATATCGCAGACAACTCCGAAATTGGCGAGATCAACAAGTACAACTTCCGGACCGAAACGACCGGAGTGTTCAAGGCCCAAAAGGGTATCAACGAAACGATCGTTCGCCAGATTTCCGAGATCAAGAACGAGCCGAAGTGGATGCTCGACTTCCGGCTCAAGAGCCTGAAGACGTTCGAAGAACGCCCGATGCCCAAGTGGGGCGGTGCGATCGATATCGATTTCCAGGATATCTTTTATTACCTGAAGCCGACCGATCATCAGGGAAAGACTTGGGACGACGTCCCTCAAGAGATCAAAGACACCTTCGAAAAGCTGGGCATTCCCGAAGCCGAACGCAAGTTCTTATCGGGTGTGAAGGCGCAGTTCGAGAGCGAAGTGATCTACGGTTCGTTGGAAGAGGATCTTGCCAAGCAGGGCGTGATCTTCACCGATACCGACACCGCCGTTCGCGAACATCCCGATTTGGTCCGCGAGTACTTCGGTAAGATCATTCCGCCCGAAGACAACAAATTTGCAGCGCTCAACAGCGCCGTTTGGTCGGGCGGATCGTTCATCTACGTTCCACCTGGCGTGAAGATCGAATTCCCGCTGCAAGCCTATTTCCGCATCAACGCGGAGAACATGGGTCAGTTCGAACGGACGTTGATCATCGTCGACGAAGGGGCCAGCATCCACTACGTCGAAGGCTGCACCGCGCCGATGTACAGCAGCGAAAGCTTGCACAGTGCGGTTGTGGAAGTGATCGTCAAACGAGGTGCTCGCGCCCGTTACACGACGATCCAAAACTGGGCCAACAACATCTACAACCTGGTCACCAAGCGAGCTTACGCTTACGGCGACGCCACGATGGAATGGGTTGACGGTAACTTGGGCAGCAAGCTGACGATGAAATACCCTGCGGTTCACATGATGGAACCAGGTGCTCGCGGCGAGATCTTGTCGATCGCGTTTTCGGGTGCCGGACAGCATCAAGACGCGGGTGCCAAATTGGTCCACGCCGCGCCGCACACCACCGGCCAGATCATCTCCAAATCGATCAGCAAGAACGGCGGCCGCAGTAGTTATCGCGGGCTGGTTCGCGTCGAAAAGGGCGCTCACCACAGCAAGAACAACGTCGTCTGCGACGCGTTGATCCTGGACGACATCAGCCGCAGCGACACCTATCCCTACATCGAGATCTTGGAACAAGACGTCTCGATCGGACACGAGGCGAGCGTTTCGCGGATCGGCGAAGAGCAGCTGTTTTATCTGCTCAGCCGCGGCCTGACCGAACAGGAAGCCAGCGCGATGATCGTCAACGGGTTCATCGAACCGTTGGTCAAAGAGCTGCCGATGGAATACGCCGTCGAAATGAACAAGCTGATCCAACTGCAGATGGAAGGCAGCGTCGGCTAA
- the sufD gene encoding Fe-S cluster assembly protein SufD produces MTQTATQTKFDTEGFEAFLATKSQPQWVVDARRKAWESYQQMEWPHRRHEEWIRSDLRLFNLDKFSVPTDTPAAAETHPLLNVGVDLAGHVDTLDCHTVSESLDPELAAKGVIFGSLDRLVNEHPEIIQPLLFSAVDPTYDRFAALHAAFWSGGSILYVPRGVVIDKPLHMSSFMNDGATDLSHTLVVLEEGAEATVLQESNSFDRKAGGFHCGAIELIQRPGSHLRFVTLQDWGYKTFHFAHQQAIVDRDATLQWTISAMGAGFAKVNQQVQLVGPGADSQVNGVMFTEGRQHLAYHTLQHHSAPNCHSDFLYKSAQQDNSQTVWKGMIKVDKIAQKTDGYQRNDNLLLSSSARADSIPGLEIEADDVRCTHGSTSSQVDAEQIFYARCRGFTQKEAVRMIVTGFFQQIFDRISIESVRDALGDAIAKQVRDYA; encoded by the coding sequence ATGACACAAACAGCGACGCAAACCAAATTTGATACCGAAGGCTTTGAAGCGTTCCTCGCTACCAAGTCGCAACCGCAATGGGTTGTCGACGCGCGGCGAAAAGCGTGGGAAAGCTACCAGCAGATGGAATGGCCGCATCGTCGGCACGAGGAATGGATTCGCAGCGATTTGCGGCTGTTCAACCTCGACAAATTCTCCGTCCCCACCGACACTCCAGCCGCTGCCGAAACACACCCGTTGCTGAACGTGGGCGTCGATTTGGCCGGCCACGTCGACACGCTCGATTGCCACACGGTCAGCGAATCGCTCGATCCGGAACTGGCAGCCAAAGGCGTGATCTTCGGCAGCCTGGACCGCCTGGTTAACGAACATCCCGAGATCATCCAACCGCTGCTCTTTTCGGCAGTCGATCCGACCTACGACCGCTTCGCCGCGTTGCACGCTGCGTTCTGGAGCGGCGGTTCGATCCTGTATGTTCCGCGTGGCGTCGTGATCGACAAACCGCTGCACATGTCGTCGTTCATGAACGACGGCGCAACCGATCTCTCCCACACGCTTGTCGTGTTGGAAGAAGGAGCCGAAGCAACGGTCTTGCAAGAATCGAACAGCTTCGATCGCAAGGCGGGCGGTTTCCACTGTGGCGCAATCGAATTGATCCAACGCCCCGGATCGCACTTGCGTTTTGTAACCCTGCAGGATTGGGGCTACAAAACATTCCACTTCGCTCACCAACAAGCGATCGTCGACCGCGATGCGACGTTGCAATGGACGATCAGTGCGATGGGGGCCGGCTTTGCCAAGGTGAACCAGCAGGTTCAACTGGTCGGCCCGGGAGCGGACAGCCAAGTCAACGGCGTGATGTTCACCGAGGGACGCCAACACTTGGCGTATCACACCCTGCAGCATCACTCGGCACCCAACTGCCACAGCGACTTCCTGTACAAATCGGCTCAACAAGACAACAGCCAAACGGTCTGGAAGGGAATGATCAAGGTCGACAAGATCGCTCAAAAGACCGACGGCTACCAACGCAACGACAACCTGTTGCTCAGCAGTTCGGCTCGCGCCGATTCGATCCCCGGCTTGGAGATCGAAGCCGACGACGTCCGCTGCACCCACGGCAGCACGTCCAGCCAAGTCGACGCCGAACAGATCTTCTACGCTCGCTGCCGCGGATTCACGCAGAAGGAAGCGGTACGGATGATCGTCACCGGATTCTTCCAGCAGATCTTCGACCGGATCTCGATCGAAAGCGTTCGCGACGCCCTGGGCGATGCGATTGCAAAACAAGTACGAGACTACGCGTAA
- a CDS encoding metal-sulfur cluster assembly factor: MPLQEDTVRESLKKVIDPELFVNIVDLGLVYEVYITEKENEKYDVKIDMTMTSPMCPAGPQLVAGAKAAIEECEGVETAEVKVVMDPPWTPDCMTDDARDQLGIF; this comes from the coding sequence ATGCCGTTACAAGAAGATACCGTCCGCGAATCGTTGAAGAAGGTTATCGATCCGGAACTGTTCGTTAACATCGTCGATCTGGGCCTCGTCTACGAGGTCTACATCACCGAGAAGGAAAACGAAAAGTACGACGTCAAAATCGACATGACGATGACCAGCCCGATGTGCCCAGCCGGCCCGCAATTGGTCGCCGGAGCGAAAGCTGCGATCGAAGAATGCGAAGGGGTCGAAACGGCGGAGGTCAAAGTCGTGATGGATCCGCCATGGACCCCCGACTGCATGACCGACGACGCCCGCGACCAACTGGGCATCTTTTAG